Proteins from one Kineosporiaceae bacterium genomic window:
- a CDS encoding NADH-quinone oxidoreductase subunit C, protein MTTLRTAAVQDVFGTGLGTEVAVTLDGAGTPVVQVPVERWVEAADLARGVLELDFLDWLSAVDEPDADPAGIDIVLHVADSRAITRRLLLRTRVDAAAPRLPSLTGLWAGVAWHERETFEMFGVVFDDFVDGQLAPGSGGSGGPGGPGNPGAGSPLGLRPLLLPDGFEGTPLRKSFVLAARVSKAWPGAKEPGESEGGAPSRRATRPPGVPDPAVWGPHEAGR, encoded by the coding sequence ATGACCACGTTGCGGACCGCCGCCGTCCAGGACGTGTTCGGCACCGGCCTGGGCACCGAGGTGGCCGTGACGCTGGACGGTGCGGGCACGCCCGTCGTCCAGGTGCCGGTCGAGCGCTGGGTGGAGGCGGCCGACCTGGCGCGCGGCGTCCTGGAACTCGACTTTCTCGACTGGCTGTCGGCGGTCGACGAGCCGGACGCCGACCCGGCGGGGATCGACATCGTGCTCCACGTCGCCGACTCCCGGGCGATCACCCGACGGCTGCTGCTGCGCACCCGGGTGGACGCCGCGGCGCCCCGCCTGCCCTCACTGACCGGGCTGTGGGCCGGGGTGGCCTGGCACGAGCGTGAGACCTTCGAGATGTTCGGCGTCGTCTTCGACGACTTCGTCGACGGTCAGCTGGCACCTGGCTCGGGCGGATCAGGCGGACCAGGTGGACCCGGCAATCCCGGTGCCGGCAGCCCGCTGGGTCTGCGACCGCTGCTGCTGCCCGACGGCTTCGAGGGGACGCCGCTGCGCAAGTCCTTCGTCCTGGCCGCCCGGGTGAGCAAGGCCTGGCCCGGCGCCAAGGAGCCGGGCGAGAGCGAGGGCGGTGCGCCCAGCCGGCGCGCGACGCGGCCTCCGGGCGTGCCCGATCCGGCGGTGTGGGGTCCGCACGAGGCAGGCCGATGA
- the nuoH gene encoding NADH-quinone oxidoreductase subunit NuoH: MNDLVEVLVRAGCVVAAFLVLPLLVGQAEHKVMAHMQGRLGPMYAGGFHGWAQLVADGVKFAQKEAIVPAAADRAVFRLAPAVALVPYLVALAAIPLSPSLVAADLDSGLLFVLAASAVGVLGTLMAGWSSANKYGLLGAMRSAAQLLAYELPMVLAAASVALAAGSLNLVTIAQAWHPWWLLWQAPAGFVFVVAGLAELQRPPFDIPVADSEIVAGPYTEYGGLRFALFLLAEYAGIVLLGGLTAVLFLGGWRGPFDGVLGPVWMLLKMFAVAVVVIWLRVSWPRMRADQLQRLAWGLLVPLALLQLAVTAIAVAARG; encoded by the coding sequence ATGAACGACCTGGTCGAGGTGCTGGTCCGAGCGGGCTGCGTGGTGGCCGCGTTCCTGGTGCTCCCCCTGCTCGTGGGTCAGGCCGAGCACAAGGTGATGGCACACATGCAGGGCCGGCTCGGCCCGATGTACGCCGGCGGGTTCCACGGCTGGGCGCAACTCGTCGCCGACGGCGTCAAGTTCGCCCAGAAGGAGGCGATCGTCCCCGCCGCCGCCGATCGTGCGGTGTTCCGGCTCGCCCCCGCGGTCGCCCTGGTGCCGTACCTGGTGGCCCTGGCCGCCATTCCGCTGTCGCCCTCCCTGGTGGCCGCCGATCTGGACTCCGGGCTGCTGTTCGTGCTCGCCGCGAGCGCGGTCGGGGTGCTGGGCACCCTGATGGCCGGGTGGTCCAGTGCGAACAAGTACGGCCTGCTCGGAGCGATGCGTTCGGCTGCTCAGCTGTTGGCCTACGAGCTGCCCATGGTGCTGGCCGCCGCCAGCGTGGCGCTGGCCGCCGGCTCCCTGAACCTGGTGACGATCGCCCAGGCCTGGCACCCCTGGTGGCTGCTGTGGCAGGCGCCGGCGGGCTTCGTCTTCGTGGTGGCGGGCCTGGCGGAACTGCAGCGGCCACCGTTCGACATCCCGGTGGCCGACTCGGAGATCGTCGCCGGCCCCTACACCGAGTACGGCGGGTTGCGGTTCGCCCTGTTCCTGCTGGCCGAGTACGCCGGGATCGTGCTCCTCGGCGGGCTCACCGCGGTGCTCTTCCTGGGCGGGTGGCGGGGCCCCTTCGACGGGGTGCTGGGCCCGGTGTGGATGCTGCTGAAGATGTTCGCGGTGGCCGTGGTCGTGATCTGGCTGCGGGTGTCCTGGCCGCGGATGCGAGCCGATCAGTTACAGCGTCTGGCGTGGGGCCTGCTGGTGCCGCTGGCCCTGTTGCAACTGGCGGTCACGGCAATCGCCGTCGCGGCGCGGGGTTAG
- a CDS encoding TetR/AcrR family transcriptional regulator — protein MLAATQRVLERDGLVGLRVREIAAEAGVSPASVLYYFPDSFQLAVLTLGQIARESASERAAIAASIPHPYQRLVALVLQDVADPLPSIRRAFCEIPSKATDHPELAALLEFVLQDQIAVFQAAVEDGVLSGHLPADIDAHLAARALVALLRVTDVCRLAGLQTTLAAREHLLAQLDALVRPRPAPTDHGGGQPYDRPREVATRPDRAAQLGSPRV, from the coding sequence TTGCTCGCTGCCACACAGCGCGTACTGGAGCGTGACGGGCTGGTCGGCCTGCGCGTCCGTGAGATAGCGGCCGAAGCGGGGGTGAGCCCGGCCTCGGTTCTGTACTACTTCCCGGACTCGTTCCAGCTCGCCGTCCTCACCCTGGGGCAGATCGCCCGGGAGTCGGCCTCCGAGCGCGCAGCGATCGCTGCGTCGATACCGCATCCCTACCAGCGGCTCGTGGCGTTGGTGCTGCAGGACGTCGCCGACCCGCTCCCGAGCATCCGTCGCGCCTTCTGCGAGATCCCGAGCAAGGCCACCGATCACCCCGAGCTCGCGGCACTGCTGGAGTTCGTGCTGCAGGATCAGATCGCGGTGTTCCAGGCCGCTGTCGAGGACGGTGTGCTGTCCGGACACCTGCCGGCGGACATCGACGCCCACCTCGCCGCGCGCGCCCTGGTCGCCCTGCTGCGGGTGACCGACGTCTGCCGCCTCGCCGGGCTGCAGACCACTCTGGCGGCGCGCGAGCATCTGCTGGCCCAGTTGGACGCGTTGGTTCGCCCCCGGCCCGCGCCGACGGACCACGGGGGCGGCCAGCCCTACGACCGCCCCCGCGAGGTGGCTACCCGGCCCGATCGTGCGGCGCAGCTGGGCTCACCGCGGGTCTGA
- a CDS encoding MMPL family transporter: protein MTTAHIHRRRSWWVALIMIVIGLGAIAGLGEAERSPSPTDNRPVAADSTTALELQGTLPQGEGSTAIVLFTAESGRLAPAAVTELTQQITARLATSAGTGTASGGNGGAAGGPPPVTVSQDGTAALAVLPVSGTDATENIEVIKTLRAELRAQAPDGVSVQVTGPAAIQADLGAVFDGADVNLLIATASVVAILLLITYRSPTLWLIPLIVVGIADRLAAVAATHVLKTFDVAWDESTIGILSVLVFGAGTDYALLLISRYRDELRLTPDRYVAMTAAVRRAGEAILSSAVTVVLGVLTLLLSVFPSTRGLGLSSAVGIVVAAGFALIVLPCVLVLFGRWVFWPLVPHVGQAQLVDTRSVWRRVGDQVAARPRTFVAVTLVVLAGMSLGLTQVRTGLSLSDQFLRTPEAITAAERLGQSFPAGSSDPTVVITKSDPKQVLAAVEDVPGVASARTSVTAGGISQVDVVLTAAPGSDAAEQSVRDLRTALAAVPESYVGGTEAASLDEAAGNSRDRLVIFPVILALVVGALLVLLRSVTASVILVLTVVATYLAALGASWWLFTGVFGFEALDGGAPLTTFLFLVALGVDYNIFLVTRAQEEAVAHGSRAGMLRALTATGGVITSAGILLAAVFAVLGVLPLVVLAQIGVIICVGVLLDTLVVRTVLVPAIAVVLGDRFWWPRRLAAPATALGGQPATPVGSDPR, encoded by the coding sequence ATGACCACCGCACACATCCACCGCCGTCGTTCGTGGTGGGTGGCGCTGATCATGATCGTCATCGGCCTGGGCGCCATCGCCGGGCTGGGTGAGGCCGAACGCTCGCCCTCGCCCACCGACAACCGCCCGGTGGCCGCCGACAGCACGACGGCCCTCGAACTCCAGGGGACGCTGCCCCAGGGCGAGGGGTCGACCGCGATCGTGCTGTTCACGGCCGAGTCCGGCCGCCTGGCACCAGCGGCGGTCACCGAACTCACCCAGCAGATCACGGCTCGCCTGGCGACCTCGGCCGGCACCGGCACCGCGAGTGGCGGGAACGGCGGTGCCGCCGGCGGCCCGCCGCCGGTGACCGTGAGCCAGGACGGCACCGCGGCCCTCGCCGTCCTGCCGGTCTCGGGCACCGATGCCACCGAGAACATCGAGGTCATCAAGACCTTGCGCGCCGAACTGCGCGCCCAGGCCCCCGACGGGGTGAGCGTTCAGGTCACCGGACCGGCCGCCATCCAGGCCGACCTCGGTGCGGTGTTCGACGGCGCCGATGTGAACCTGCTGATCGCCACGGCCTCCGTGGTCGCCATCCTGCTGCTGATCACCTACCGCAGTCCCACGCTGTGGCTGATCCCGCTGATCGTGGTCGGGATCGCCGACCGGCTGGCCGCGGTGGCCGCGACCCACGTGCTGAAGACCTTCGACGTTGCCTGGGACGAGTCCACGATCGGCATCCTCTCGGTGCTGGTCTTCGGCGCCGGCACCGACTATGCCCTGCTGCTGATCTCGCGTTATCGCGACGAGCTACGCCTGACGCCGGACCGCTATGTCGCCATGACCGCTGCCGTGCGCCGGGCCGGCGAGGCCATCCTGTCCAGCGCGGTGACCGTGGTCCTGGGTGTGCTCACGCTGCTGTTGTCGGTCTTCCCCTCCACCCGCGGCCTCGGCCTGTCCAGCGCCGTGGGCATCGTCGTGGCCGCCGGCTTCGCGTTGATCGTGCTGCCGTGCGTGCTGGTGCTGTTCGGCCGCTGGGTGTTCTGGCCGCTGGTGCCCCACGTGGGCCAGGCCCAGCTCGTCGACACCCGCTCGGTGTGGCGCCGGGTCGGTGATCAGGTCGCCGCCCGGCCGCGCACCTTCGTCGCCGTCACCCTGGTGGTCTTGGCGGGCATGTCCCTGGGGCTCACCCAGGTCCGCACCGGGCTCTCGTTGTCGGACCAGTTCCTGCGCACCCCCGAGGCCATCACCGCCGCCGAGCGGCTCGGGCAGTCCTTCCCGGCCGGGAGCTCCGACCCCACCGTGGTGATCACCAAGAGCGACCCGAAGCAGGTGCTCGCCGCGGTCGAGGACGTGCCCGGGGTGGCCTCGGCCCGCACCTCGGTCACCGCCGGTGGCATCTCGCAGGTGGACGTCGTGCTGACCGCCGCCCCCGGCAGCGACGCCGCCGAGCAGTCGGTGCGTGACCTGCGCACCGCGCTGGCCGCCGTCCCCGAGAGCTACGTCGGCGGCACCGAGGCCGCGTCGCTCGACGAAGCCGCGGGGAACAGCCGCGACCGATTGGTGATCTTCCCGGTGATCCTGGCCCTGGTGGTCGGCGCACTGCTGGTGCTGCTGCGCTCGGTCACCGCCTCGGTGATCCTCGTGCTCACCGTGGTGGCCACGTACCTGGCCGCGCTGGGCGCCTCGTGGTGGCTGTTCACCGGGGTGTTCGGGTTCGAGGCCCTGGACGGCGGGGCACCGCTGACCACGTTCCTGTTCCTGGTCGCCCTCGGTGTGGACTACAACATCTTCCTGGTGACCCGGGCGCAGGAGGAGGCCGTCGCCCACGGATCCCGGGCGGGCATGCTGCGTGCCCTCACCGCGACCGGCGGGGTGATCACCAGTGCCGGCATCCTGCTCGCCGCCGTGTTCGCCGTCCTCGGGGTGCTGCCCCTGGTCGTGCTGGCCCAGATCGGCGTGATCATCTGCGTCGGTGTCCTGCTCGACACCCTGGTGGTACGCACCGTGTTGGTGCCGGCCATCGCCGTCGTGCTCGGCGACCGGTTCTGGTGGCCGCGTCGCCTCGCGGCACCGGCCACAGCGCTCGGTGGGCAGCCGGCAACCCCGGTGGGGTCAGACCCGCGGTGA
- a CDS encoding winged helix-turn-helix transcriptional regulator, which translates to MSDPRSDSPAPASGDSVAEGSNQAFVAAGGLHSSSLTALRELLELGAKVGPAVARRAQLSHSELAALEVLMEHPHPLGPVDLSRELGVTSAAGSGIVDRLEARGHVSRQAHATDGRRTQVVITTSGREEVLGYLMPMFVELARLDAVLDEAERALITRYLHGAVAAVRRLL; encoded by the coding sequence ATGAGCGATCCTAGGTCGGACTCACCGGCACCGGCAAGCGGGGACAGCGTGGCCGAGGGGTCGAATCAGGCCTTCGTGGCGGCAGGCGGACTGCACAGTTCGTCGCTGACCGCATTGCGCGAGTTGCTGGAACTGGGGGCGAAGGTCGGGCCCGCCGTGGCGCGCCGCGCCCAGCTGAGCCATTCGGAACTGGCTGCCCTCGAAGTGCTCATGGAGCACCCGCACCCGCTCGGCCCGGTGGACCTGTCCCGCGAGCTCGGGGTCACCTCGGCGGCGGGCTCGGGCATCGTCGATCGCCTGGAGGCGCGCGGTCACGTCAGTCGACAGGCGCACGCCACGGATGGCCGCCGCACTCAGGTGGTGATCACCACCTCGGGCCGCGAGGAGGTGCTCGGGTACCTGATGCCGATGTTCGTCGAGCTCGCCCGGCTCGACGCCGTTCTCGACGAGGCCGAGCGCGCTCTGATCACCCGCTACCTGCACGGCGCCGTCGCTGCCGTCCGTCGCCTGCTCTGA
- a CDS encoding GNAT family N-acetyltransferase, with product MSRTDRFELVRLSATDAGELLTVQRSAYADQARLHQDPNLPPLTQTLPQVLAELVSPEVVALGLRTAGRLVAAVRLRTPPGAPEALLSRLVVVPDQQGTGLGTRLLIAVESVAPQQVQRILLFTGEHSATNLTLYTRHGYVETHRTDAGAPPPAPPYQLVHLAKTLGREPR from the coding sequence ATGAGCCGGACCGACCGGTTCGAGCTGGTTCGGCTCAGTGCCACGGACGCCGGCGAGCTGCTCACCGTGCAGCGCAGCGCCTATGCCGATCAAGCCCGGCTGCACCAGGACCCGAACCTGCCACCGCTGACCCAGACCCTGCCGCAGGTGCTCGCCGAACTCGTCTCACCCGAGGTGGTGGCACTGGGCCTGCGCACCGCCGGTCGACTGGTCGCCGCCGTGCGGTTACGCACCCCGCCGGGCGCGCCGGAGGCGCTGCTCAGCCGGCTGGTCGTCGTCCCCGACCAGCAGGGTACCGGGCTCGGCACCCGCCTGTTGATCGCCGTGGAATCCGTTGCGCCCCAGCAGGTTCAACGCATCCTGCTGTTCACCGGCGAGCACAGCGCTACCAACCTGACGCTGTACACCCGCCACGGATACGTCGAGACCCATCGCACCGACGCCGGTGCCCCACCCCCCGCGCCGCCCTACCAGTTGGTGCACTTGGCCAAAACCCTGGGACGTGAACCGCGGTAA
- a CDS encoding NAD(P)/FAD-dependent oxidoreductase, with product MQRESAFDVIVVGGGHNGLVAAGLLAREGLSVCVCEARDIVGGAAVSEHPFGPDYTVTSLSYVVSLLPPSLVSALQLERHGYHVFPQGPYVAPRRDGRALILWDDPRRRAEAIAAFHPADAEAYERWERDMGRLGALLGPLLGDIPPALGSRRPGDLARQAWLLRRLAGIDTRAAVDLARLASSSIADLVEPRFVSDALRGVLSVSGVIGTWAGPRSPGTGYVMLHHHLGGVEDGTTTPQHQTPSGTWGFPRGGMGGVTSALAAAARSFGAQLRTSSPVARIEVTDTGAGPRTSGVMLDDGTRLTAPVVVTTAHPQISFLRLVDRAHLPADFVADIEGWHSRSGTVKVNLAVDRLPTFTAHPEFDPRVYGGTIVLAESLDDVEGAFTDAVAGRAARLPFADVCIPSVLDDSLAPPGQHVVSMFTQWVPHTWAGADDPAAHEDELATYADRVVARMDAVAPGFADSVLHRQVIGPWQMEHDYHLIGGNIFHGELTVGQMFHARPAAGYADLRTPVRGLYQAGSGTHGGGGVTGIPGRNVVRQILADRRRERWRRRLGRS from the coding sequence GTGCAGCGTGAGAGTGCCTTCGATGTGATCGTGGTCGGTGGTGGGCACAACGGATTGGTGGCCGCCGGGCTGCTGGCGCGCGAGGGACTGTCGGTGTGCGTCTGTGAGGCGCGCGACATCGTGGGCGGCGCCGCGGTGAGCGAGCACCCCTTCGGGCCGGACTACACGGTGACCTCGCTGTCGTACGTGGTTTCGCTGCTGCCGCCCTCGCTGGTCTCGGCGTTGCAGCTCGAGCGGCACGGCTATCACGTCTTCCCGCAGGGTCCCTACGTGGCGCCGCGCCGCGACGGGCGCGCGCTGATCCTGTGGGACGACCCGCGTCGGCGGGCCGAGGCGATCGCCGCCTTCCACCCCGCGGACGCCGAGGCGTACGAACGCTGGGAACGCGACATGGGTCGCCTCGGCGCACTGCTGGGGCCGCTGCTGGGCGACATCCCCCCGGCCCTGGGCTCGCGGCGTCCGGGCGATCTGGCGCGGCAGGCGTGGCTGCTGCGCCGACTGGCGGGTATCGACACCCGCGCCGCGGTCGACCTGGCCCGGCTGGCGTCGTCCTCGATCGCCGACCTGGTCGAGCCGCGATTCGTCTCGGACGCCCTGCGCGGCGTGCTGTCGGTCTCTGGGGTGATCGGCACCTGGGCCGGCCCGCGCAGTCCGGGCACCGGGTACGTGATGCTCCACCACCATCTCGGCGGCGTCGAGGACGGCACCACCACGCCGCAGCACCAGACCCCTTCCGGCACCTGGGGTTTCCCGCGGGGCGGCATGGGCGGGGTGACCTCCGCACTGGCCGCCGCCGCGCGCTCGTTCGGTGCGCAGCTGCGCACCTCCAGCCCCGTCGCCCGGATCGAGGTGACCGACACCGGCGCCGGCCCACGTACCAGCGGGGTGATGCTCGACGACGGCACCCGGCTCACCGCACCCGTGGTGGTGACCACCGCTCACCCCCAGATCTCGTTCCTGCGGCTGGTCGACCGGGCGCACCTGCCGGCCGACTTCGTGGCCGACATCGAGGGTTGGCACTCGCGCAGCGGCACGGTGAAGGTGAACCTGGCCGTCGATCGACTGCCGACGTTCACCGCCCACCCCGAGTTCGATCCCCGGGTGTACGGCGGCACCATCGTGCTGGCCGAGAGCCTGGACGACGTCGAGGGCGCCTTCACCGATGCCGTCGCCGGCCGTGCCGCGCGGCTGCCGTTCGCCGATGTCTGCATTCCGTCGGTGCTCGACGACTCGTTGGCGCCGCCCGGTCAGCACGTGGTCTCGATGTTCACCCAGTGGGTGCCGCACACCTGGGCGGGGGCTGACGATCCCGCGGCCCACGAGGACGAGCTGGCGACCTACGCCGACCGCGTGGTGGCCCGAATGGACGCCGTGGCACCGGGTTTCGCCGACTCGGTGCTGCACCGCCAGGTGATCGGCCCTTGGCAGATGGAGCACGACTACCACCTGATCGGCGGCAACATCTTTCACGGCGAACTCACCGTCGGGCAGATGTTCCACGCCCGGCCGGCCGCCGGGTACGCCGACCTGCGCACCCCGGTGCGCGGGCTCTATCAGGCCGGGTCGGGAACCCACGGCGGCGGCGGGGTGACCGGTATCCCGGGGCGCAACGTCGTCCGGCAGATCCTGGCCGACCGGCGGCGGGAGCGGTGGCGCCGACGGCTGGGCCGGTCATGA
- a CDS encoding 4Fe-4S binding protein yields the protein MSAQQPGDPARGSRGTGYGGGLLRGLATTAATLLKPTHTAEYPDVPPSLPPRSRGVIALVQENCTVCMLCARECPDWCIYIDSHKETLPAVGAGRARQRNVLDRFAIDFSLCMYCGICIEACPFDALYWAPEFEYAEFDIADLLHEKERLSGWLASVPPPQQLDEAAEESKEIGASARRIPVEAPPVDEEAVVATEPTGLPLAQPPQESS from the coding sequence GTGAGCGCGCAGCAGCCCGGCGACCCAGCCCGGGGCAGCAGGGGCACCGGGTACGGGGGTGGCCTGCTGCGTGGCCTGGCGACCACGGCCGCGACCCTGCTCAAACCGACCCACACCGCCGAGTACCCCGACGTGCCCCCGTCGTTGCCGCCGCGCAGCCGCGGCGTGATCGCCCTGGTGCAGGAGAACTGCACCGTCTGCATGCTGTGCGCCCGGGAGTGCCCCGACTGGTGCATCTACATCGACTCCCACAAGGAGACGCTGCCCGCCGTCGGGGCCGGCCGCGCCCGCCAGCGCAACGTGCTCGATCGGTTCGCGATCGACTTCTCGCTGTGCATGTACTGCGGCATCTGCATCGAGGCGTGCCCGTTCGACGCGCTCTACTGGGCACCCGAGTTCGAGTACGCCGAGTTCGACATCGCCGACCTGTTGCACGAGAAGGAGCGGCTCTCGGGCTGGCTGGCCAGCGTGCCGCCCCCGCAGCAGCTCGACGAGGCCGCCGAGGAGTCCAAGGAGATCGGTGCCTCCGCCCGACGCATCCCCGTCGAGGCGCCGCCGGTGGACGAGGAGGCCGTGGTCGCGACCGAGCCCACCGGACTGCCGCTGGCCCAACCCCCGCAGGAATCCTCGTGA
- a CDS encoding NADH-quinone oxidoreductase subunit J yields MSGVEVVFVVFALVAAGAAVLAVTSRQVVHAALWLVLALGAVAGVYLTLAAEVVALVQLLVYVGAVVVLVLFALMLTRAPIGVRKDLDAAPPRRVVAAVAGVSVAALIAGTLLTAVGTAQEVPAGDGTASGLGQAIFTGWVLPFELLSVLLLAALVAAIAVSRGGPGGPS; encoded by the coding sequence GTGAGCGGCGTCGAGGTGGTGTTCGTCGTCTTCGCCCTGGTCGCCGCGGGGGCTGCGGTGCTCGCCGTGACCAGCCGTCAGGTGGTGCACGCCGCGCTGTGGCTGGTGCTGGCCCTCGGCGCCGTGGCCGGGGTCTACCTGACCTTGGCCGCCGAGGTGGTCGCGCTGGTGCAGCTGCTGGTCTACGTCGGGGCGGTCGTCGTCCTGGTGTTGTTCGCCCTGATGCTCACCCGGGCCCCGATCGGGGTGCGCAAGGACCTGGACGCCGCCCCGCCACGACGCGTGGTCGCCGCCGTCGCGGGGGTGAGCGTGGCCGCCCTGATCGCCGGAACCCTGCTCACCGCGGTCGGCACCGCGCAGGAGGTACCGGCCGGTGACGGCACGGCGTCCGGGCTGGGCCAGGCGATCTTCACCGGGTGGGTGCTGCCGTTCGAGCTGCTGTCGGTGCTGTTGCTGGCCGCTCTGGTGGCCGCCATCGCCGTCTCACGGGGTGGGCCGGGTGGTCCGTCGTGA
- a CDS encoding NADH-quinone oxidoreductase subunit K, which produces MIHLAGPVLLVAVLAGAGVYGILARRNAVLVLIGAELLLAAAGVLLVLGSALPAGGLIAQAARAPEISARMGDPLVSGQVATIMLITIAAAEIGLALAVVLLLFRARATSDLTVVRELGEASPTYTDHPSVAPRNTEDVS; this is translated from the coding sequence GTGATCCACCTCGCCGGCCCGGTGCTGCTGGTGGCCGTGCTCGCCGGGGCCGGGGTGTACGGCATCCTCGCCCGGCGCAACGCCGTCCTGGTGCTCATCGGTGCCGAACTGCTGCTGGCCGCGGCCGGGGTGCTGTTGGTGCTGGGCTCGGCCCTGCCGGCCGGCGGGCTGATCGCGCAGGCGGCCCGGGCGCCGGAGATCTCGGCCCGGATGGGTGACCCGCTGGTGTCCGGTCAGGTGGCCACCATCATGTTGATCACCATCGCCGCCGCGGAGATCGGCCTGGCCCTGGCCGTGGTGCTGCTGCTGTTCCGGGCCCGCGCCACCAGCGACCTGACCGTCGTCCGCGAACTGGGCGAGGCCTCACCGACCTACACCGACCACCCGAGCGTGGCGCCCCGGAATACCGAGGACGTCTCGTGA
- a CDS encoding NADH-quinone oxidoreductase subunit L has product MTTVAVLLTIFIPVTFAVVGIAFGRRSSLWAAEAGRMGALAGLAAAGLEAYGVFTSGTGEVVTGIKLLGAADLGSTTIALELRADQLSALVAVAVALVAFCVQVYSVGYLAPDQHSGTEHDAPPTRYPAYAAAVSLFTAAMMLVVHADDLILLVIGWEVMGACSYLLVGHHSERASARAAAVKAFLVTRVGDLGVLIAVVVLLAGAGTTSIHRLIEQADTLPNGTVTAAALLLLMGVAGKSAQFPLHTWLPDAMEGPTPVSALIHAATMVAAGVFLVARLLPLFLAADGALTVAAVIASITMLGAALAALAQDDLKRLLAWSTISQVAYMLAGVAVAQSGTATGPGIFHLLTHAGFKALLFLVAGCVTHLAGSTLFTRMGGLQRSHPALAGLFGLGLAALAGVPPLGGFWSKEAVLTAAEQAAREGAGWPAWVVLGSGLLTALVTGLYAARAYALVALGPAAEGAAEHHAEHPSLPSSMIWPLWLLAVPTALLGLLLIHPPALLAATHVDPLTAFTGAILSLAGIGWALSAPRLGTADIALALPDGVRAFLRDGYRLDDVQQAVVVRPYRVLARLVGAGDREVVDAYPRGLVVAVRWAGLGLRRFGDGMATSYVGWAVAGAVVLGLAGVVLS; this is encoded by the coding sequence GTGACCACTGTCGCTGTGCTGCTGACCATCTTCATCCCGGTGACGTTCGCCGTCGTCGGGATCGCCTTCGGGCGTCGGTCGTCGTTGTGGGCCGCAGAGGCCGGCCGGATGGGCGCGCTGGCCGGCCTGGCCGCCGCCGGGCTCGAGGCCTATGGCGTGTTCACCAGCGGCACGGGCGAGGTGGTCACCGGCATCAAGCTGCTGGGTGCGGCCGACCTGGGCAGCACGACGATCGCGCTGGAGCTGCGGGCCGATCAGCTCTCGGCGCTGGTCGCGGTGGCGGTCGCGCTGGTCGCCTTCTGCGTGCAGGTCTACTCGGTGGGCTATCTCGCCCCTGACCAGCATTCGGGCACGGAGCACGACGCGCCGCCGACGCGCTACCCCGCCTATGCCGCTGCGGTGTCCCTGTTCACCGCCGCGATGATGCTCGTCGTCCACGCCGATGACCTGATCCTGCTGGTGATCGGCTGGGAGGTGATGGGCGCCTGCTCCTACCTGCTGGTCGGTCACCACAGCGAACGGGCCAGCGCCCGTGCTGCCGCGGTCAAGGCGTTCCTGGTCACCCGGGTCGGCGACCTGGGTGTGCTGATCGCGGTCGTCGTCCTGCTCGCGGGGGCGGGCACCACCTCGATCCACCGGCTGATCGAGCAGGCCGACACCCTGCCGAACGGCACCGTGACGGCCGCCGCCCTGCTGTTGCTGATGGGGGTGGCGGGCAAGTCGGCCCAGTTCCCGTTGCACACCTGGTTGCCGGACGCCATGGAGGGCCCCACGCCGGTCTCGGCGCTGATCCACGCTGCCACCATGGTCGCTGCCGGGGTGTTCCTGGTGGCCCGGCTGCTGCCGCTGTTCCTGGCCGCGGACGGCGCCCTGACGGTCGCCGCGGTGATCGCCTCGATCACCATGCTCGGCGCGGCGCTGGCAGCGCTGGCGCAGGACGACCTGAAGCGGCTGCTGGCCTGGTCGACGATCAGCCAGGTCGCGTACATGCTCGCCGGCGTCGCCGTGGCCCAGTCGGGGACCGCGACCGGGCCGGGGATCTTCCACCTGCTCACGCACGCCGGGTTCAAGGCGCTGCTGTTCCTGGTCGCCGGGTGTGTCACGCACCTGGCCGGCTCGACCCTGTTCACGCGCATGGGCGGGCTGCAGCGCAGCCACCCGGCGTTGGCGGGATTGTTCGGCCTGGGGCTGGCGGCGCTGGCGGGGGTGCCGCCGCTGGGCGGCTTCTGGTCGAAGGAGGCCGTGCTCACCGCCGCCGAGCAGGCCGCGCGCGAGGGCGCCGGCTGGCCCGCCTGGGTGGTGCTCGGCAGCGGTTTGCTCACCGCGCTGGTCACCGGCCTGTACGCGGCGCGGGCCTACGCCCTGGTGGCCCTCGGCCCCGCTGCCGAGGGTGCCGCTGAGCACCACGCCGAGCACCCCTCGCTGCCGTCGTCGATGATCTGGCCGCTGTGGTTGCTCGCCGTGCCGACCGCGCTGCTCGGCCTGCTGCTGATCCACCCGCCGGCGTTGCTGGCGGCCACGCACGTCGACCCGCTGACCGCCTTCACCGGCGCGATCCTGTCGCTGGCCGGCATCGGCTGGGCGCTGTCCGCGCCGCGCCTGGGTACCGCCGACATCGCGCTGGCCTTGCCGGACGGTGTGCGCGCCTTCCTGCGCGACGGGTACCGGCTGGACGACGTCCAGCAGGCGGTCGTGGTGCGGCCCTACCGGGTGCTGGCCCGCCTGGTCGGTGCGGGTGATCGGGAGGTCGTCGATGCCTACCCGCGCGGGCTGGTGGTGGCGGTGCGCTGGGCCGGGCTCGGGTTGCGCCGCTTCGGGGACGGTATGGCGACCTCGTATGTCGGGTGGGCGGTGGCCGGCGCCGTCGTGCTCGGGCTGGCGGGGGTGGTGCTGTCATGA